One genomic segment of Streptomyces sp. NBC_00239 includes these proteins:
- a CDS encoding AMP-dependent synthetase/ligase, protein MKRVLGGVVREVYVPPLAVAPEEGSLGDIPYTNAEQAPGEVVLSRKTPEGGWADVTAAEFAAEVTAVAKGLIAEGLQWGDRIAIMARTSYEWTLLDFASWAAGLITVPIYPTSSALQTRWIIHDSGAVACAVEDTAQARMISGERTQLPGLLHLWEFDTGAVDRLKRAGERVPTAVVTARRAHTGPQSVATVIYTSGTTGRPKGCVLTHANFFAEVDNAIELLHPVFKSATTEPAATLLFLPLSHVFGRMVAVGCLRARVRIGHAASIQTDDLLRDLAGFKPTFLLAIPYVLEKVFNTGRATAEKMGRASSFDRAARIARAYGSAVEAREHGTGKGPGLALRAARALYDPLVYRRIRAALGGKVRYVISGGSPLGRRLAAFYAGAGIDVFEGYGLTETTAAATVTPPLRPRLGTVGWPLPGTGVRIADDGEVLLRGGNVFGGYWDAARGEVVPATGPDQWFATGDIGELDTDGYLTITGRKKDIIITSGGKNVAPAPLEDWLRAHPLVGQCLVVGENRPYVTALITLEPDGLRHWRQMHRKQEVRLAELVRDEELRAELQRAVDEANQLVSRPESIRRFAVLATDFTEERGHLTPSLKLRRAAIARDFGAEIEELYRGAGGR, encoded by the coding sequence GTGAAGCGGGTGCTGGGCGGGGTGGTGCGGGAGGTGTACGTGCCGCCGCTCGCGGTGGCGCCGGAGGAGGGGTCGCTCGGGGACATCCCGTACACCAACGCCGAACAGGCCCCCGGCGAGGTGGTGCTGTCCAGGAAGACCCCGGAAGGGGGCTGGGCCGACGTCACCGCAGCCGAGTTCGCCGCCGAGGTGACCGCCGTGGCGAAGGGCCTCATTGCGGAGGGCCTCCAGTGGGGCGACCGGATCGCGATCATGGCGCGTACGAGCTACGAGTGGACCCTGCTGGACTTCGCGAGCTGGGCGGCCGGTCTGATCACCGTACCCATCTACCCCACCTCCTCCGCGCTCCAGACCCGCTGGATCATCCACGACTCCGGGGCCGTGGCCTGCGCCGTCGAGGACACCGCGCAGGCCCGCATGATCAGCGGGGAGCGGACGCAGCTCCCCGGGCTGCTGCACCTGTGGGAGTTCGACACGGGGGCCGTGGACCGGCTCAAGCGGGCCGGCGAGCGGGTGCCGACCGCGGTGGTGACCGCGCGGCGGGCGCACACCGGCCCGCAGAGCGTGGCCACCGTCATCTACACGTCCGGGACGACCGGCCGCCCCAAGGGCTGCGTGCTCACCCACGCCAACTTCTTCGCCGAGGTCGACAACGCCATCGAGCTGCTGCACCCCGTCTTCAAGAGCGCGACCACCGAGCCCGCCGCCACCCTGCTCTTCCTGCCGCTCTCCCACGTGTTCGGCCGCATGGTCGCCGTCGGTTGCCTGCGCGCCCGCGTCCGGATCGGGCACGCGGCCAGCATCCAGACCGACGACCTGCTCCGCGACCTGGCGGGCTTCAAACCCACCTTCCTCCTCGCCATCCCGTACGTCCTGGAGAAGGTCTTCAACACCGGGCGCGCCACCGCCGAGAAGATGGGCCGAGCCTCCTCCTTCGACCGGGCCGCCCGCATCGCCCGGGCGTACGGCAGCGCCGTCGAGGCGCGCGAACACGGCACCGGCAAGGGGCCCGGACTCGCACTGCGGGCGGCCCGCGCGCTGTACGACCCGCTCGTCTACCGGCGGATCCGGGCCGCGCTCGGCGGCAAGGTCCGGTACGTGATCAGCGGCGGCTCGCCGCTGGGCCGCCGGCTCGCCGCCTTCTACGCGGGCGCCGGCATCGACGTGTTCGAGGGGTACGGGCTGACCGAGACCACCGCCGCCGCCACCGTCACCCCGCCGCTGCGGCCGCGCCTGGGAACCGTCGGCTGGCCGCTGCCCGGCACGGGCGTACGCATCGCCGACGACGGCGAGGTGCTGCTGCGCGGCGGAAACGTCTTCGGCGGCTACTGGGACGCGGCCCGCGGCGAGGTGGTGCCCGCGACCGGCCCCGACCAGTGGTTCGCCACCGGGGACATCGGGGAGCTCGACACCGACGGGTACCTGACGATCACCGGGCGCAAGAAGGACATCATCATCACGTCCGGCGGCAAGAACGTCGCCCCGGCCCCGCTGGAGGACTGGCTGCGCGCCCACCCGCTCGTCGGGCAGTGCCTCGTGGTCGGCGAGAACCGCCCGTACGTCACCGCGCTCATCACGCTGGAGCCCGACGGGCTGCGGCACTGGCGGCAGATGCACCGCAAACAGGAGGTACGGCTGGCCGAGCTGGTCCGCGACGAGGAGCTGCGGGCCGAACTCCAGCGGGCCGTGGACGAGGCGAACCAGCTGGTGTCCCGGCCCGAGTCGATCCGGCGGTTCGCGGTGCTCGCGACGGACTTCACCGAGGAGCGCGGGCATCTCACGCCGTCCCTGAAGCTTCGGCGCGCGGCCATCGCGCGGGATTTCGGGGCGGAGATCGAGGAGCTGTACCGGGGGGCCGGCGGGCGGTGA
- a CDS encoding dicarboxylate/amino acid:cation symporter — MPKPAAPEAAPKAGASFKFPFWAQIVAGLVLGVLLGWLARSQDIGWLYTTLEKVGDIFVQLLKLAVAPLVFFAILVSITNLRKVNNAARLASRTLLWFMITSLIAVGIGLAIGLLTDPGAGTGLTPKDGKTPEHTGSWIDFLTGIVPSDVITPFTELNVLQIVFMAAVAGIAALQLGEKAAPILTLSESVLELLQKALWWVIRLAPIGTVGLIGYAIADYGWDLIGKYATFTADVYIGCALVMFGVYPLLLATVAKVSPLQFFKGAWPAIQLAFVSRSSVGTMPVTQKVTERLGVPKEYASFAVPFGATTKMDGCAAIYPALAAIFIAQIFDVPLGVGDYLLIAFVSVVGSAATAGLTGATVMLTLTLSTLGLPLEGVGLLLAIDPILDMMRTATNVAGQALVPVVVAAREGILDKEAYATASASPIDEPTAADPAPKAAVPATA; from the coding sequence ATACCGAAGCCCGCAGCCCCCGAGGCGGCCCCCAAGGCCGGAGCCTCGTTCAAGTTCCCGTTCTGGGCCCAGATCGTCGCCGGCCTCGTGCTCGGCGTCCTCCTCGGCTGGCTCGCCCGCAGCCAGGACATCGGCTGGCTCTACACCACCCTCGAAAAGGTCGGCGACATCTTCGTCCAGCTGCTGAAGCTGGCCGTCGCCCCGCTCGTGTTCTTCGCGATCCTGGTGTCGATCACCAACCTCCGCAAGGTCAACAACGCCGCGCGGCTGGCCTCCCGCACGCTCCTGTGGTTCATGATCACTTCGCTGATCGCGGTGGGCATCGGCCTCGCCATCGGCCTGCTGACCGACCCGGGCGCGGGCACCGGCCTCACCCCGAAGGACGGCAAGACCCCGGAGCACACCGGCTCCTGGATCGACTTCCTCACCGGCATCGTCCCCTCGGACGTCATCACGCCCTTCACCGAGCTGAACGTCCTGCAGATCGTCTTCATGGCCGCCGTCGCCGGCATCGCCGCCCTCCAGCTCGGCGAGAAGGCCGCCCCGATCCTGACGCTGTCGGAGTCGGTGCTGGAGCTGCTGCAGAAGGCCCTGTGGTGGGTCATCCGCCTCGCCCCGATCGGCACCGTCGGCCTCATCGGCTACGCCATCGCCGACTACGGCTGGGACCTGATCGGCAAGTACGCGACCTTCACCGCGGACGTCTACATCGGCTGCGCGCTCGTGATGTTCGGCGTCTACCCGCTGCTGCTCGCCACCGTCGCCAAGGTCAGCCCGCTCCAGTTCTTCAAGGGCGCCTGGCCCGCCATCCAGCTGGCCTTCGTCTCCCGCTCCTCGGTCGGCACCATGCCCGTCACCCAGAAGGTCACCGAGCGCCTCGGCGTCCCGAAGGAGTACGCGTCCTTCGCCGTCCCGTTCGGCGCGACCACCAAGATGGACGGCTGCGCCGCGATCTACCCGGCGCTCGCCGCGATCTTCATCGCGCAGATCTTCGACGTCCCGCTGGGCGTCGGCGACTACCTGCTGATCGCCTTCGTCTCGGTCGTCGGCTCCGCCGCCACCGCGGGCCTGACGGGCGCCACGGTCATGCTGACGCTGACCCTGTCCACGCTGGGCCTCCCCCTGGAGGGCGTCGGCCTGCTCCTGGCCATCGACCCCATCCTGGACATGATGCGCACCGCCACCAACGTGGCCGGCCAGGCCCTCGTCCCGGTCGTCGTCGCCGCCCGCGAAGGCATCCTCGACAAGGAGGCCTACGCCACCGCCTCGGCCTCCCCGATCGACGAGCCCACGGCCGCCGACCCCGCCCCGAAGGCCGCGGTCCCGGCCACGGCCTGA
- a CDS encoding DUF4229 domain-containing protein encodes MALKASATVRYTTMRLGIFFGCLIAVLGLVQLEVLPAAIGDSNYIWVVLLALVLSAPLSFVLLRKQRDEMSVQISPAVDDFKGMLAGNRNQEDDADDAARTRS; translated from the coding sequence GTGGCCCTCAAGGCGAGCGCAACCGTCCGCTACACGACCATGCGGCTGGGCATCTTCTTCGGATGCCTGATCGCCGTCCTCGGGCTGGTGCAGCTGGAAGTGCTGCCGGCCGCGATCGGCGACTCCAACTACATCTGGGTCGTCCTGCTGGCGCTCGTGCTCTCCGCCCCGCTCTCCTTCGTCCTCCTGCGCAAGCAGCGCGACGAGATGTCGGTGCAGATCAGCCCCGCGGTCGACGACTTCAAGGGCATGCTGGCCGGCAACCGCAACCAGGAGGACGACGCCGACGACGCGGCGCGCACCCGCTCCTGA
- a CDS encoding GNAT family N-acetyltransferase, with product MTLTFTLDPVMDPDLRDGLVRVWTDASNAGGAIGFVPPVTPDDIRPELARHLAEMGAGRTRLVVGRDARGGVAAAAFLVPNRHALQRHWVWAFTVMVDPARQGRGHGRDLMAALADAARAMPGIEAIRLGCRGGHGLERFYAACGYKEVGRVPGAIRVGPGDDRDDITMLLPLH from the coding sequence ATGACCCTTACGTTCACTCTCGATCCGGTGATGGACCCCGACCTGCGCGACGGGCTCGTCCGGGTGTGGACCGACGCCTCCAACGCCGGCGGAGCCATCGGCTTCGTACCGCCCGTCACCCCCGACGACATCCGGCCGGAACTCGCCCGGCACCTGGCCGAGATGGGCGCCGGCCGGACCCGGCTGGTCGTCGGGCGCGACGCGCGGGGAGGGGTGGCCGCCGCCGCGTTCCTCGTACCCAACCGGCACGCGCTGCAGCGGCACTGGGTCTGGGCGTTCACGGTCATGGTCGACCCGGCCCGCCAGGGCCGCGGCCACGGCCGCGACCTGATGGCCGCGCTCGCCGACGCCGCCCGCGCGATGCCCGGCATCGAGGCGATCCGGCTGGGCTGCCGCGGCGGCCACGGCCTGGAGCGCTTCTACGCGGCCTGCGGCTACAAGGAGGTCGGCCGGGTGCCGGGCGCGATCCGGGTGGGCCCGGGCGACGACCGCGACGACATCACCATGCTGCTGCCGCTGCACTGA
- the mqnE gene encoding aminofutalosine synthase MqnE, with translation MDAGLKRELEEKVRSGERLTREDGIALYESDDLAWLGGLAHEVRTRKNGDVVHFNVNRHLNMTNVCTASCAYCSFQRKPGEKDAYTMRIEEAVRLAKTMEGENLTELHIVNGLHPNLPWRYYPRSLSELKKALPNVSLKAFTATEIHHFETISGLSASEILDELIEAGLESLTGGGAEIFDWEVRQHIVDHRTHWEDWSRIHRLAHEKGLKTPATMLYGHIEEPRHRVDHVLRLRELQDETGGFQVFIPLRYQHDFVDMKDGKVRNKLQARTTMATGAEALKTFAVSRLLFDNVPHVKVFWVMHGVQTAQLALQHGADDMDGSVVEYKITHDADNYGTPNKLTRDDLLDLIREAGFRPVERNTRYEIIREYPGPDAALRESPQPMRL, from the coding sequence ATGGACGCTGGGCTCAAGCGCGAGCTGGAGGAGAAGGTCCGCTCCGGCGAGCGGCTGACGCGTGAGGACGGCATCGCCCTCTACGAGTCGGACGACCTGGCCTGGCTGGGCGGCCTCGCCCACGAGGTGCGCACGCGCAAGAACGGCGACGTCGTGCACTTCAACGTCAACCGCCACCTCAACATGACCAACGTGTGCACGGCGTCGTGCGCGTACTGCTCGTTCCAGCGCAAGCCGGGCGAGAAGGACGCGTACACGATGCGCATCGAGGAGGCCGTGCGCCTGGCCAAGACGATGGAGGGCGAGAACCTCACCGAGCTGCACATCGTCAACGGTCTGCACCCGAACCTGCCGTGGCGCTACTACCCGCGCTCGCTCAGCGAGCTGAAGAAGGCGCTGCCGAACGTCTCGCTGAAGGCGTTCACCGCCACCGAGATCCACCACTTCGAGACCATCTCGGGGCTCAGCGCGTCGGAGATCCTGGACGAGCTGATCGAGGCCGGCCTGGAGTCGCTGACCGGCGGCGGTGCCGAGATCTTCGACTGGGAGGTCCGCCAGCACATCGTGGACCACCGCACCCACTGGGAAGACTGGTCGCGCATCCACCGCCTCGCGCACGAGAAGGGGCTCAAGACCCCGGCGACGATGCTCTACGGGCACATCGAGGAGCCGCGCCACCGCGTGGACCACGTGCTGCGGCTGCGCGAGCTCCAGGACGAGACCGGCGGCTTCCAGGTCTTCATCCCGCTGCGGTACCAGCACGACTTCGTGGACATGAAGGACGGCAAGGTCCGCAACAAGCTCCAGGCGCGCACCACGATGGCGACGGGCGCCGAGGCGCTGAAGACCTTCGCGGTCTCGCGGCTGCTCTTCGACAACGTGCCGCACGTGAAGGTGTTCTGGGTGATGCACGGCGTGCAGACCGCCCAGCTCGCGCTCCAGCACGGCGCGGACGACATGGACGGCTCGGTCGTCGAGTACAAGATCACGCACGACGCGGACAACTACGGCACGCCGAACAAGCTGACGCGCGACGACCTGCTGGACCTGATCCGTGAGGCCGGCTTCCGCCCGGTCGAGCGGAACACCCGCTACGAGATCATCCGCGAGTACCCCGGGCCGGACGCCGCGCTGCGCGAGTCGCCGCAGCCGATGCGGCTCTGA
- a CDS encoding Lrp/AsnC family transcriptional regulator, which yields MDSVDRQLIQALRENGRASYAELGRLVGLSGPSVTDRINRLETAGVITGYRATVAAAELGLGVTALIGISLSDAADHEDVARRLRDLAEIEDCWFIAGDDSFMLKVRASDVDGLEKIIRKLSGTRGVSRTRTTIVLSTKWENRVGELPEEG from the coding sequence ATGGACTCGGTGGACAGGCAGCTCATCCAGGCACTCAGGGAGAACGGGCGTGCGTCGTACGCCGAGCTCGGACGGCTCGTCGGCCTGTCCGGGCCGAGCGTGACCGACCGCATCAACCGGCTGGAGACGGCCGGTGTGATCACCGGCTACCGCGCGACGGTGGCCGCGGCCGAGCTCGGCCTCGGCGTCACCGCGCTGATCGGCATCTCCCTCTCCGACGCCGCGGACCACGAGGACGTGGCGCGGCGGCTGCGCGACCTCGCCGAGATCGAGGACTGCTGGTTCATCGCCGGCGACGACTCGTTCATGCTCAAGGTGCGCGCCAGTGACGTGGACGGCCTGGAGAAGATCATCCGCAAGCTGTCGGGGACCCGCGGCGTCTCGCGCACCCGGACCACCATCGTGCTCTCCACGAAGTGGGAGAACCGGGTCGGGGAACTTCCCGAAGAGGGCTGA
- a CDS encoding UbiX family flavin prenyltransferase, which yields MTDGKRTPWVVGVSGASGTPYAAAVLRGLLAAGESVDLVVSRASRLTLLDETGIAFRDAHWRDDLARWLARGADGTADTFRDVPLEDVRHWAAGDLAAGPSSGSYAVKGMLIVPASTACVAGVALGLSKDLLQRAASVMLKERRRLVVAVRETPLNGQTLKHLVTLDEAGAVVLPASPAFYAGATHIQDLVDFVAGRVLDAAGVPHRLYRRWEGELGGSRPRG from the coding sequence ATGACTGACGGCAAGCGGACCCCCTGGGTGGTCGGGGTGTCCGGGGCTTCCGGTACGCCGTACGCGGCGGCGGTGCTGCGCGGACTGCTGGCGGCCGGGGAGAGCGTCGACCTCGTGGTCAGCCGCGCCTCGCGGCTCACCCTGCTGGACGAGACCGGGATCGCCTTCCGGGACGCGCACTGGCGTGACGACCTGGCCCGGTGGCTGGCGCGCGGCGCCGACGGAACCGCCGACACCTTCCGCGACGTCCCGTTGGAGGACGTACGGCACTGGGCTGCGGGGGACCTCGCGGCCGGGCCGAGCAGTGGCTCGTACGCGGTGAAGGGGATGCTGATCGTGCCCGCTTCCACCGCGTGTGTGGCCGGGGTGGCGCTGGGGCTGTCGAAGGACCTGCTCCAGCGGGCGGCGAGCGTGATGCTCAAGGAGCGGCGCCGGCTGGTGGTCGCGGTGCGGGAGACCCCGCTGAACGGGCAGACGCTGAAGCATCTGGTGACGCTGGACGAGGCGGGCGCCGTGGTGCTGCCCGCCTCTCCGGCGTTCTACGCGGGGGCGACGCACATCCAGGATCTGGTGGACTTCGTCGCCGGGCGGGTGCTGGACGCGGCAGGGGTGCCGCACCGGCTGTACCGCCGTTGGGAGGGAGAGCTCGGTGGCTCCCGGCCTCGTGGTTAG
- the mqnP gene encoding menaquinone biosynthesis prenyltransferase MqnP: MTTADGVVGPGPAPRADNKVRAFLRLVMIEHSVFALPFAYIAALTAMFQLDREVHWTKLLLVTVAMVGLRTFAMACNRIIDREIDARNPRTASRELVTGAVSVRSAWTGAGVAVAVFLGAAALLNPLCLALAPVAVVPMVVYPYGKRFTNFPHAILGLAQAMGPVGAWLAITGEWSWDAVVLGLAVGVWIGGFDLIFACQDVRADRAEGVMSVPARFGVPAALWGARACHAVTMALFVGYALATDAGPLFWVGLLLVAAAFLYEHTIVTPHDLSRLNRAFFTVNGFIGMALFVFALADLVVRGLGR; the protein is encoded by the coding sequence ATGACCACCGCCGACGGGGTCGTCGGGCCCGGCCCCGCGCCGCGCGCCGACAACAAGGTGCGGGCCTTCCTGCGGCTGGTGATGATCGAGCACTCGGTCTTCGCGCTGCCCTTCGCCTACATCGCGGCGCTGACCGCGATGTTCCAGCTGGACCGCGAGGTCCACTGGACGAAGCTGCTGCTGGTGACGGTGGCGATGGTGGGCCTGCGGACCTTCGCGATGGCCTGCAACCGGATCATCGACCGCGAGATCGACGCCCGCAATCCGCGTACCGCCTCCCGCGAGCTGGTCACCGGCGCGGTGTCGGTGCGCTCGGCGTGGACCGGTGCGGGTGTCGCCGTCGCCGTCTTCCTGGGGGCCGCGGCCTTGCTGAACCCGCTGTGCCTGGCGCTCGCGCCGGTCGCCGTGGTGCCGATGGTGGTCTACCCGTACGGGAAGCGGTTCACGAACTTCCCGCACGCGATCCTGGGGCTGGCCCAGGCGATGGGCCCGGTGGGCGCCTGGCTCGCGATCACCGGCGAGTGGTCCTGGGACGCGGTGGTCCTGGGCCTGGCGGTCGGCGTGTGGATCGGCGGCTTCGACCTGATCTTCGCCTGCCAGGACGTGCGGGCGGACCGCGCCGAGGGCGTCATGTCGGTGCCGGCCCGCTTCGGCGTCCCGGCCGCCCTGTGGGGGGCGCGCGCCTGCCACGCCGTCACGATGGCGCTGTTCGTCGGGTACGCGCTGGCCACCGACGCCGGTCCGCTGTTCTGGGTGGGCCTGCTGCTCGTCGCGGCAGCCTTCCTCTACGAGCACACGATCGTCACCCCGCACGACCTGTCCCGCCTGAACCGGGCGTTCTTCACGGTGAACGGTTTCATCGGGATGGCCCTGTTCGTCTTCGCGCTGGCCGACCTGGTGGTGCGGGGGCTGGGCCGGTAG
- a CDS encoding menaquinone biosynthesis decarboxylase: MAYDDLRSLLRALEREGDLKRIKAEVDPYLEVGEIVDRVNKAGGPALLFENVKGSDMPLAMNVFGTDRRLLKALGLKSYAEISEKIGGLLKPELPQGFIGVREAFGKLGSMVHVPPKKVKGDSAPVQEVVLTGDDVDLDRLPALFTWPKDGGSFFNLGLTHTKHPETGVRNLGLYRLQRHDKRTIGMHWQIHKDSRNHYAVAAKRGERLPVAIAFGCPPAVTYASTAPLPGDIDEYLFAGFVAGKRIEMVDCKTVPLQVPANAEVVIEGWLEPGETLPEGPFGDHTGFYTPQEPFPALTIDCVTMRKRPLIQSIVVGRPPTEDGPLGRATERFFLPLLKIIVPDIVDYHLPESGGFHNCAIVSIDKKYPKHAQKVMHAIWGAHMMSLTKLIIVVDADCDVHDLHEVSWRALGNTDYARDLTVVEGPVDHLDHASYQQFWGGKAGIDATKKLPEEGYTRDGGWPDMVESDPATAALVDRRWKEYGL, from the coding sequence ATGGCTTACGACGATCTCCGCTCGCTGCTCCGGGCTCTGGAGCGGGAGGGCGACCTCAAGCGCATCAAGGCCGAAGTCGACCCGTACCTGGAGGTCGGGGAGATCGTCGACAGAGTGAACAAGGCCGGCGGCCCGGCCCTGCTCTTCGAGAACGTCAAGGGCTCCGACATGCCTCTGGCGATGAACGTCTTCGGCACCGACCGGCGCCTCCTGAAGGCCCTCGGACTGAAGTCGTACGCCGAGATCAGCGAGAAGATCGGCGGGCTGCTCAAGCCGGAGCTGCCGCAGGGCTTCATCGGGGTCCGCGAGGCCTTCGGCAAGCTCGGCTCGATGGTCCACGTGCCGCCGAAGAAGGTGAAGGGCGACTCCGCCCCCGTCCAGGAGGTCGTCCTCACCGGCGACGACGTGGACCTCGACCGGCTGCCGGCGCTCTTCACCTGGCCCAAGGACGGCGGCTCCTTCTTCAACCTGGGCCTCACCCACACCAAGCATCCGGAGACCGGGGTCCGCAACCTCGGCCTCTACCGCCTCCAGCGCCACGACAAGCGCACCATCGGCATGCACTGGCAGATCCACAAGGACAGCCGCAACCACTACGCGGTCGCCGCCAAACGCGGCGAGCGGCTGCCGGTCGCGATCGCCTTCGGCTGCCCGCCGGCCGTCACGTACGCGTCGACCGCGCCGCTGCCCGGCGACATCGACGAGTACCTGTTCGCGGGCTTCGTCGCGGGCAAGCGGATCGAGATGGTCGACTGCAAGACCGTGCCGCTCCAGGTCCCGGCCAACGCCGAGGTCGTCATCGAGGGCTGGCTGGAGCCGGGCGAGACGCTCCCCGAAGGCCCCTTCGGCGACCACACCGGCTTCTACACCCCGCAGGAGCCCTTCCCGGCCCTGACCATCGACTGCGTCACCATGCGCAAGCGGCCGCTGATTCAGTCGATCGTGGTCGGCCGGCCGCCGACCGAGGACGGCCCGCTGGGCCGCGCGACGGAGCGTTTCTTCCTCCCGCTCCTCAAGATCATCGTGCCGGACATCGTGGACTACCACCTGCCCGAGTCGGGCGGCTTCCACAACTGCGCGATCGTCTCGATCGACAAGAAGTACCCCAAGCACGCGCAGAAGGTCATGCACGCCATCTGGGGCGCCCACATGATGTCGCTGACCAAGCTGATCATCGTGGTGGACGCCGACTGCGACGTGCACGACCTGCACGAGGTGTCGTGGCGGGCCCTGGGCAACACCGACTACGCCCGCGACCTGACCGTGGTCGAGGGCCCGGTGGACCACCTGGACCACGCCTCGTACCAGCAGTTCTGGGGCGGCAAGGCGGGCATCGACGCCACCAAGAAGCTCCCCGAGGAGGGCTACACCCGCGACGGCGGCTGGCCGGACATGGTGGAGTCGGACCCGGCTACGGCGGCCCTCGTGGACCGCCGCTGGAAGGAATACGGACTGTGA
- a CDS encoding PLD nuclease N-terminal domain-containing protein, translating into MLRYLPFLLVIALTIYAFIDCLHTPEEEVKHLPKVVWVIIILLFSIVGPVVWLFAGKKRAAAGGGGYGGGFGGGGRTRWVAPDDNPEFLRSLRDERADGGKDREADDKNDENKDKDDPKS; encoded by the coding sequence GTGCTGCGCTATCTGCCCTTCCTGCTGGTCATCGCGCTGACGATCTACGCGTTCATCGACTGTCTGCACACGCCCGAGGAAGAGGTCAAGCACCTGCCGAAGGTGGTGTGGGTGATCATCATCCTGCTGTTCTCGATCGTCGGCCCGGTGGTGTGGCTGTTCGCGGGCAAGAAGCGGGCCGCCGCGGGCGGCGGGGGCTACGGCGGCGGCTTCGGGGGCGGCGGCCGGACCCGCTGGGTGGCGCCGGACGACAACCCGGAGTTCCTGCGGTCCCTGCGCGACGAGCGGGCCGACGGCGGCAAGGACCGGGAAGCGGACGACAAGAACGACGAGAACAAGGACAAGGACGACCCGAAGAGCTGA
- a CDS encoding SRPBCC domain-containing protein encodes MTASTTAVGRVTSEHRGQGRFLLRFELRLPHPYEPVWAALATAEGLRGWLAAADRFERRIGGQVALRLRGTGAPVPGRVTAWDVEHVAEYTLAEHGRIRFLLEPAGPGATVVRFTNERDGTDADRLDALADWHDHFERLARALDGHPTDWDAWTGERRAELRAHYAGTP; translated from the coding sequence ATGACCGCATCGACGACCGCCGTGGGTCGTGTCACCAGCGAGCACCGGGGCCAAGGCCGCTTCCTGCTCCGCTTCGAGCTGCGGCTGCCGCACCCCTACGAGCCGGTCTGGGCGGCGCTCGCCACCGCCGAGGGACTGCGCGGCTGGCTGGCCGCCGCCGACCGGTTCGAACGCCGGATCGGCGGCCAGGTCGCCCTTCGCCTGCGCGGCACCGGCGCCCCCGTCCCGGGCCGGGTCACCGCCTGGGACGTGGAACACGTCGCCGAGTACACCCTCGCCGAGCACGGCCGGATCCGCTTCCTGCTGGAGCCCGCCGGGCCCGGGGCGACCGTGGTCCGCTTCACCAACGAACGCGACGGCACGGACGCCGACCGGCTCGACGCCCTCGCCGACTGGCACGACCACTTCGAGCGCCTCGCCCGGGCCCTCGACGGGCACCCCACGGACTGGGACGCGTGGACGGGGGAGCGCCGGGCCGAGCTGCGCGCCCACTACGCGGGCACGCCCTGA